A genomic region of Leptospira bourretii contains the following coding sequences:
- a CDS encoding S1C family serine protease, which translates to MPAISEKKAVAPNMVDSNKLMQKQKKILLSPFLFASTILFFIRLFLNPLSAEEPRQSIDEIKKSVVQIRVFSQAKDPFSPWMSSGISASTGSGFLISKNRILTNAHVVSNAKFMETQRNNQTEWYELKVLFIAHDCDLALLEVSDPKFYEDSNYLELGSLPELASPVDIIGYPIGGSKISVSRGIVSRIEQSTYAHSQIDSHLVVQVDAAINPGNSGGPALQDGKVVGVAFQASTKGENIGYIIPTAVIQHFLKDIEDGIYHGYVELGIQTQPSYSESHRKYYGIPSVEEGVFITKVLKAGSADGYLKPGDYLTAIDGRKIGRNGNLLETNSIDFLEVVDNKFAGDEIRFDLIRDKKKINVKFPAKKMIQMENQRARYGVNYDYLMFGGHIFQTVNRDLLEAWSKNGQTQGGSLLVYRFYDATTLSDGQSEDVVLYRKLPHPINSNSDFYLNMVVEFVNGTKVKNLTHLKELFQSATEKTIRIQFYGIQLPMILDREESEKADLEIKKSYHLTGN; encoded by the coding sequence ATGCCCGCAATCAGCGAAAAAAAGGCGGTCGCTCCGAATATGGTGGATTCAAACAAACTCATGCAAAAACAGAAAAAAATTCTCCTCTCCCCGTTCCTCTTTGCGAGTACTATTTTATTTTTTATTCGTTTATTCCTTAACCCTCTTTCTGCAGAAGAACCCAGACAATCCATTGACGAAATTAAGAAATCTGTAGTCCAAATCCGAGTTTTTTCCCAAGCGAAGGACCCCTTTTCCCCTTGGATGTCATCTGGAATTTCTGCTTCAACAGGATCGGGTTTTTTAATTTCAAAGAACCGTATCCTTACCAATGCCCATGTTGTTTCTAACGCCAAATTTATGGAAACCCAACGAAATAACCAAACGGAATGGTATGAATTAAAAGTTTTGTTTATCGCCCATGACTGTGATTTAGCTTTGCTGGAAGTTTCTGATCCAAAATTCTATGAAGATAGCAATTATTTAGAATTGGGAAGTTTACCTGAACTCGCAAGTCCTGTTGATATCATTGGATATCCAATTGGTGGAAGTAAAATCTCTGTTAGTCGAGGGATTGTATCGCGTATTGAACAATCAACATATGCACATTCACAAATTGACAGCCATTTGGTTGTACAAGTGGATGCAGCAATCAATCCGGGGAACTCAGGGGGACCTGCACTCCAGGATGGAAAAGTAGTTGGTGTTGCCTTTCAGGCTTCCACGAAAGGAGAAAATATTGGTTATATCATTCCCACAGCAGTGATCCAACATTTTTTGAAAGACATTGAAGATGGTATTTACCATGGGTATGTTGAGTTAGGGATCCAAACACAACCCTCTTATTCCGAGTCACACAGAAAATACTATGGAATTCCCAGTGTAGAAGAAGGAGTTTTTATCACAAAGGTTTTAAAGGCTGGTTCTGCTGATGGATATTTAAAACCAGGCGATTACTTAACTGCTATTGATGGGCGTAAAATCGGTAGAAATGGAAACTTATTAGAAACAAACTCCATTGATTTTCTGGAAGTTGTCGATAACAAGTTTGCAGGGGATGAGATCCGATTCGATCTCATCAGAGACAAAAAAAAGATTAATGTAAAATTCCCTGCAAAAAAAATGATTCAAATGGAAAACCAAAGAGCAAGATATGGAGTCAACTACGACTATCTAATGTTTGGTGGTCATATTTTCCAGACGGTGAACAGAGATTTACTTGAAGCTTGGAGTAAAAACGGGCAAACACAAGGAGGAAGTCTTCTAGTTTATCGGTTTTATGACGCAACTACTTTGTCTGATGGGCAATCTGAAGATGTTGTCTTGTATCGAAAGTTACCTCACCCAATCAATTCGAATTCTGATTTTTATTTGAATATGGTTGTGGAATTTGTTAATGGAACAAAGGTAAAAAACCTAACGCATCTAAAAGAATTATTTCAAAGTGCAACAGAGAAAACCATTCGGATTCAATTTTACGGAATTCAACTGCCAATGATTTTGGATCGTGAAGAATCAGAAAAAGCAGATCTGGAAATAAAAAAATCATACCACCTAACAGGAAATTAA